From a single Brassica rapa cultivar Chiifu-401-42 chromosome A01, CAAS_Brap_v3.01, whole genome shotgun sequence genomic region:
- the LOC103846250 gene encoding uncharacterized protein LOC103846250 yields MEGNHSEPDLGVPSSQRSVRRKDDIAWRYITERTEQNGKKTLICDFCQKESGGGGINRMKQHLAGVRGNIDSCTKVSAEVQFQMKQSLKENEDKNKEKRGIPLDDINIVADMNADGQGIHSQPSVTQTKKRNRGGDLHGFFKTGLSDPTQPSIKASIQSKEKVHDADMAVALWFYDACIPMNAVNSPFFPVMLSKAASLGHGYTGPSYHALRVGLLRDAKKHVSLIVESFRSTWASTGCTLMGDGWKDTRKRPLINFLVYCPKGVTFIKSVDASDVYTNAENLCNLFAEMVEMVGSENVVHLVTDNAPNYKASGRLLAERYPNISWSPCAAHCMNLILEDVGNMPNVKELVSAVSKVTIFVYNHKSTLNFLRKRQGWREIIRPGETRFATTFIALQSAYAHKDDLQALVVDQEFRQFLKTEKARCVKAVVLDENMWAHCLLIVRIMAPMIRLLRVCDTDEKPSLPYVYEGMYRARLGIKKIFGKKKELYKPYTRIIKNRWDRMLRHDLHAAAYFFNPAFMYDQKNFSKKPEILKGMLNLMEKQKGSDRTKIFEGMTMYREREKSFSHSSALSCSKTTRPDEWWKFFGYDVPVLQKLAIRILSQTASSSGCERNWSVFERIHTKRRNRLEHQRLNDLVYVHYNLRLQDRFSKRKRSYDPIDYESIDKTEFWVVEESGEAELDYDELENALTEENPKDGEDATSETLNLNGRYIFFYTTCFFWL; encoded by the exons ATGGAGGGGAATCATTCAGAACCAGATTTAGGCGTACCTTCTTCTCAACGTTCAGTTCGTCGTAAAGATGACATAGCTTGGAGATATATAACAGAACGGACTGAGCAGAATGGGAAGAAAACTTTGATTTGTGACTTCTGTCAGAAAGAGAGCGGAGGTGGAGGCATTAACAGAATGAAACAACATTTAGCTGGGGTAAGAGGAAACATAGATTCATGTACCAAAGTTTCTGCAGAAGTTCAGTTTCAGATGAAGCAATCATTGAAAGaaaatgaagacaaaaataagGAAAAGAGAGGCATACCACTTGATGATATAAACATTGTTGCTGATATGAATGCTGATGGACAAGGCATTCATTCTCAGCCATCTGTTACTCAAACCAAAAAGAGAAACAGAGGTGGAGATTTACATGGGTTTTTTAAAACAGGCCTGAGTGATCCTACTCAACCAAGTATAAAGGCATCTATACAAAGCAAGGAGAAGGTGCATGATGCTGATATGGCTGTTGCTTTATGGTTTTATGATGCTTGCATTCCCATGAACGCTGTGAACTCTCCATTCTTTCCAGTTATGTTAAGCAAAGCTGCTAGTTTAGGACATGGATATACTGGTCCTTCGTATCATGCTTTGAGGGTTGGGTTATTAAGAGATGCAAAAAAACATGTATCTTTGATCGTTGAATCATTTAGAAGCACGTGGGCTAGCACCGGCTGTACCTTGATGGGAGATGGATGGAAAGACACTAGAAAAAGACCACTGATCAATTTTTTAGTGTACTGTCCAAAAGGAGTTACGTTCATCAAGTCGGTTGATGCATCTGATGTATACACAAATGCAGAGaatttgtgtaatttatttgcTGAGATGGTGGAAATGGTTGGCTCTGAAAACGTGGTTCATTTAGTGACTGATAATGCGCCTAACTACAAGGCTTCAGGTAGACTACTTGCGGAGAGATATCCAAATATTTCTTGGTCTCCATGTGCAGCTCATTGCATGAATTTAATATTGGAGGATGTGGGAAACATGCCTAATGTTAAAGAGTTAGTTTCTGCTGTATCAAAGGTAACTATCTTTGTCTACAATCATAAgtcaactttaaattttttgaggAAGAGGCAAGGTTGGAGGGAAATCATTCGTCCAGGAGAAACCCGATTTGCTACCACTTTTATAGCCCTTCAGAGTGCATATGCACATAAAGATGACTTACAAGCTTTGGTAGTAGATCAAGAGTTCAGGCAGTTTCTGAAAACAGAGAAAGCAAGATGTGTCAAGGCTGTTGTTTTGGATGAAAACATGTGGGCGCATTGTTTGTTGATCGTAAGGATTATGGCTCCAATGATACGCTTGTTGCGTGTTTGTGATACTGATGAGAAGCCATCATTACCATATGTCTATGAAGGAATGTATCGAGCACGTTTAGGCATCAAGAAGATATTTGGAAAAAAGAAGGAATTGTATAAGCCTTATACAAGGATCATAAAGAACAGGTGGGATAGAATGTTGCGCCATGATCTTCATGCTGCAGCATACTTCTTCAATCCAGCTTTCATGTATGATcaaaagaacttttcaaaaaagcCTGAGATATTGAAAGGGATGTTAAATTTGATGGAAAAACAAAAAGGGTCTGACAGAACAAAGATCTTTGAGGGGATGACAATGTATAGAGAACGTGAGAAAAGCTTCTCACATTCATCAGCTTTAAGTTGTTCGAAAACCACTCGTCCTG ATGAGTGGTGGAAGTTCTTTGGATATGATGTTCCTGTTTTGCAGAAGCTAGCAATTCGAATTCTTAGCCAAACTGCATCTTCATCGGGCTGTGAACGTAATTGGTCTGTGTTTGAAAGAATTCACACAAAAAGGAGGAATAGATTGGAACATCAAAGACTCAATGATCTTGTCTACGTTCATTACAATTTGCGCCTGCAAGATAG GTTCTCAAAAAGAAAGAGGTCATATGATCCAATTGATTATGAGTCCATTGATAAAACTGAGTTCTGGGTAGTAGAAGAAAGTGGAGAAGCTGAACTAGATTATGATGAACTTGAGAATGCACTTACTGAAGAAAACCCAAAAGATGGAGAAGATGCAACTTCTGAAACCTTGAACTTGAACGGTAGATACATCTTCTTTTATACGACATGTTTTTTTTGGCTATGA
- the LOC103846128 gene encoding uncharacterized protein LOC103846128: MVFFMSYPPTRRQMMVSVGFFAAGVSLFAAGAYLSLENIGPQQARVKARNQFVKDRIRKWLDD; the protein is encoded by the coding sequence ATGGTGTTCTTTATGTCGTATCCGCCGACACGGCGGCAGATGATGGTGTCTGTTGGATTTTTCGCGGCGGGCGTTTCTCTCTTCGCAGCCGGAGCGTATCTCTCACTCGAAAATATAGGACCGCAACAAGCTCGCGTCAAGGCTCGGAACCAATTCGTTAAAGATCGGATCAGGAAATGGCTCGACGATTAG